The following proteins come from a genomic window of Columba livia isolate bColLiv1 breed racing homer chromosome 27, bColLiv1.pat.W.v2, whole genome shotgun sequence:
- the FGF22 gene encoding fibroblast growth factor 22 isoform X1 produces MLPRAPLRVRRALPGGSGGPAHPDYNSHDAARPARPRAPWRPRRPRRDGPGVEHAGAGAGRRCEETVRGHGIVEIRSVRVGVVAIRAVHTGFYLAMNKWGRLYGSKEFSPNCKFTERIEENGYNTYASLHWRHRGRPMFLSLNSRGRPRRGGKTRRQHLSTHFLPMLVS; encoded by the exons ATGCTGCCGCGCGCACCACTGCGCGTGCGCCGCGCGCTgcccggcgggagcggcggcccCGCCCACCCGGACTACAATTCCCATGATGCAGCGCGGCCCGCGCGGCcccgcgccccctggcggccaCGGCGGCCCCGACGGGACGGGCCGGGAGTGGAGCACGCGGGTGCCGGTGCGGGGAGACGGTGCGAGGAGACGGTGCGGGGACACG GCATCGTCGAGATCCGGTCGGTGCGTGTCGGTGTCGTGGCCATCCGGGCAGTGCACACCGGCTTCTACCTGGCCATGAACAAGTGGGGGCGGCTCTACGGGTCG AAGGAGTTCAGCCCCAACTGCAAGTTCACGGAGCGCATCGAGGAGAACGGCTACAACACCTACGCGTCGCTGCACTGGCGGCACCGCGGCCGCCCCATGTTCCTCTCCCTCAACAGCAGGGGCCGGCCGCGGCGCGGGGGCAAGACGCGCCGGCAGCACCTCTCCACGCATTTCCTCCCCATGCTCGTCAGCTGA
- the FGF22 gene encoding fibroblast growth factor 22 isoform X2, translating into MRGGGPAALAACLAGALAVLAGPGSGPGSGRRPPRSYGHLEGDVRWRRLFSATRFFLRIDGGGCVEGTRWRERPGSIVEIRSVRVGVVAIRAVHTGFYLAMNKWGRLYGSVGRTLPPGGMGAGSGCRAELGQGGPAAPRPDLSQQGLHPQSPPRMGAVGPSGGDNGPGERSRPSPPALSCQKEFSPNCKFTERIEENGYNTYASLHWRHRGRPMFLSLNSRGRPRRGGKTRRQHLSTHFLPMLVS; encoded by the exons ATGAGGGGCGGGGGCCCCGCCGCCCTCGCCGCCTGCTTGGCCGGGGCGCTGGCCGTGCTGGCGGGGCCGGGATCGGGACCGGGCAGCGGCCGGCGGCCCCCCCGCAGCTACGGGCACCTGGAAGGCGACGTGCGCTGGCGGCGGCTCTTCTCCGCCACCCGCTTCTTCCTGCGCATCGACGGCGGCGGCTGCGTGGAGGGGACGCGCTGGAGGGAGCGGCCGGGCA GCATCGTCGAGATCCGGTCGGTGCGTGTCGGTGTCGTGGCCATCCGGGCAGTGCACACCGGCTTCTACCTGGCCATGAACAAGTGGGGGCGGCTCTACGGGTCGGTAGGTCGGACGCTGCCCCCAGGAGGGATGGGAGCGGGATCAgggtgcagggcagagctgggacagggggGTCCTGCTGCCCCACGCCCTGACCTGTCCCAGCAGGGGCtgcacccccagagcccccccaggATGGGAGCAGTGGGTCCCTCTGGGGGTGACAATGGGCCCGGTGAGCGCAGCCGCCCCTCAccccctgccctctcctgccAGAAGGAGTTCAGCCCCAACTGCAAGTTCACGGAGCGCATCGAGGAGAACGGCTACAACACCTACGCGTCGCTGCACTGGCGGCACCGCGGCCGCCCCATGTTCCTCTCCCTCAACAGCAGGGGCCGGCCGCGGCGCGGGGGCAAGACGCGCCGGCAGCACCTCTCCACGCATTTCCTCCCCATGCTCGTCAGCTGA
- the FGF22 gene encoding fibroblast growth factor 22 isoform X3 has translation MRGGGPAALAACLAGALAVLAGPGSGPGSGRRPPRSYGHLEGDVRWRRLFSATRFFLRIDGGGCVEGTRWRERPGSIVEIRSVRVGVVAIRAVHTGFYLAMNKWGRLYGSKEFSPNCKFTERIEENGYNTYASLHWRHRGRPMFLSLNSRGRPRRGGKTRRQHLSTHFLPMLVS, from the exons ATGAGGGGCGGGGGCCCCGCCGCCCTCGCCGCCTGCTTGGCCGGGGCGCTGGCCGTGCTGGCGGGGCCGGGATCGGGACCGGGCAGCGGCCGGCGGCCCCCCCGCAGCTACGGGCACCTGGAAGGCGACGTGCGCTGGCGGCGGCTCTTCTCCGCCACCCGCTTCTTCCTGCGCATCGACGGCGGCGGCTGCGTGGAGGGGACGCGCTGGAGGGAGCGGCCGGGCA GCATCGTCGAGATCCGGTCGGTGCGTGTCGGTGTCGTGGCCATCCGGGCAGTGCACACCGGCTTCTACCTGGCCATGAACAAGTGGGGGCGGCTCTACGGGTCG AAGGAGTTCAGCCCCAACTGCAAGTTCACGGAGCGCATCGAGGAGAACGGCTACAACACCTACGCGTCGCTGCACTGGCGGCACCGCGGCCGCCCCATGTTCCTCTCCCTCAACAGCAGGGGCCGGCCGCGGCGCGGGGGCAAGACGCGCCGGCAGCACCTCTCCACGCATTTCCTCCCCATGCTCGTCAGCTGA
- the POLRMT gene encoding DNA-directed RNA polymerase, mitochondrial isoform X2, with product MSVLRLRAALGPARLRGPGISWSVLRNYSSASAKEKASRSGVCERTELLEVLKARVKQLQAGHIPEVTLNKGELAPLSSDKLQEPLWKAVAPGPVGQQPGPRGGDEKPSRPGGWAEKLKKEMHVRQLKVERRLSIAAAQLAPEGQVKDKPKVKAKGKTKTKAKAKDKTKESLKSPESLKSPESLKSPESLKSPESLKNPNSAKSPKAKVVAAWSQSHTVPRVIYPHGKPRVLAVKEVAKPPRSQSGAKDSSQHKVLQQTIHSNLECFLFLQKPEEAERFLLLYHSSPAKRRLLDVNAYNIVMRCWARQGNLKHVNRLFSMLEAAGLQPSLDSYAAALECMGRVPPPAKAVHRCVQQLKHNGFHVDELFQKCLFEEDEKEMVLRAIRIVQPEYQLPPPPSPQTCTSSLLQDFYSKEKMVSYPKLDFSVQELQERFQRQLEMELDNTVTIESVESTKPLTPQAEKARELLATLRSQWHESLLQALQKSKRSMARLTTGSGYNTLYPYLCLLPDEEYVAIMMQILNSLSPQGESLAVLARELGNKIYDRHVTQRKLRSRQLEKVQEIYQGYIQLLARDSQPHQYLPREYWEKLVADAGFGPSLNLRDCSWPYVLLMRLGMHMLELLVRAAKVPRNILNPRLEPKLIPVLYHIYSFRSSGQVGLIKPHPIFSQIMSDAAEATLTFNSSAIPMLCPPVPWTSPNFGAFVLNDTKLMRFVDGAVQHQLLLEQCPPVNLHPVLDALNQLGNCAWKINQPVLDIIISIFNDKGNERLDIPPPVSEAPRPPTVPGGSAGSKTQKHELLLYKKKVAEMHSLRMDALYKLSIANYVRDKVFWFPHNMDFRGRTYPCPPYFNHLGNDVTRAILLFAEGRPLGPKGLDWLKIHLVNLTGLKKKNALQERLEYANEIMEEILDSADRPLTGRRWWMDTDEPWQALACCMEIAKASRCPDPAAYVSHFPIHQVEEFRKKDAEQGVRIAQVLQGFISRKVVKQTVMTVVYGVTRYGGRLQMEKRLKEIDGFPEEYLWEASQYLVKQVFNSIKEMFSATRDIQNWLTESAKLIAQSGRTVEWVTPLGLPIVQPYYRSKPTVLNCGMQHLSVKTFYTNQKPDTVKQKNAFPPNFIHSLDSTHMMLTALHCLRQGLTFVSVHDCYWTHALTVDVMNQICRQQFVALHSERILQDLSKFMLETYCSPGRETRALWQKKLMEQLSNVPETGEFNLKKVMDSTYFFS from the exons ATGTCGGTGCTGCGGCTGCGCGCGGCCCTgggcccggcccggctgcgGGGCCCCG GGATCTCATGGAGCGTTCTCAGGAACTACTCCTCGGCCAGCGCCAAGGAGAAGGCGAGCAGGAGCGGCGTCTGCGAGAGGACGGAGCTGCTGGAGG TGCTGAAGGCTCGAGTGAAGCAGCTCCAAGCCGGTCACATCCCGGAGGTGACGCTCAACAAGGGGGAGCTGGCCCCGCTGAGCAGTGACAAGCTCCAGGAGCCGCTGTGGAAAGCGGTGGCTCCTGGCCCCGTGGGGCAGCAGCCTGGTCCCCGGGGAGGGGATGAGAAGCCGTCTCGGCCCGGCGGCTGGGCTGAGAAGCTGAAGAAGGAGATGCACGTCCGGCAGCTGAAGGTGGAGCGGAGGTTGTCCATCGCTGCCGCCCAGCTGGCTCCAGAGGGCCAGGTCAAGGACAAACCGAAGGTCAAGGCAAAGGGCAAGACAAAGACCAAAGCTAAAGCCAAAGATAAAACCAAAGAGAGCCTGAAGAGCCCAGAGAGCCTGAAGAGCCCAGAGAGCCTGAAGAGCCCAGAGAGCCTGAAGAGCCCAGAGAGCCTGAAGAACCCAAACAGCGCCAAGAGCCCAAAGGCTAAAGTGGTCGCTGCCTGGAGCCAGAGCCACACTGTCCCCCGCGTCATCTATCCCCACGGCAAGCCCCGGGTGCTGGCAGTGAAGGAGGTTGCGAAGCCGCCGCGGTCACAGAGTGGGGCCAAGGACAGCAGCCAGCACAAGGTCCTGCAGCAGACCATCCACTCCAACCTCGAGTGCTTCCTCTTCCTGCAGAAGCCAGAGGAGGCTGAGCGGTTCCTGCTTCTGTACCACAGCTCCCCGGCCAAGAGAAGGCTGTTGGATGTCAATGCCTACAACATCGTGATGCGCTGCTGGGCAAGACAG GGCAACCTGAAGCATGTCAACCGCCTGTTCTCCATGCTTGAGGCCGCGGggctccagcccagcctggacTCGTACGCAGCGGCGCTGGAGTGCATGGGCCGGGTCCCGCCGCCCGCCAAAGCCGTCCACAG GTGTGTGCAGCAGCTGAAACACAATGGTTTCCACGTGGACGAGCTCTTCCAGAAGTGCCTGTTTGAGGAAGACGAGAAGGAGATGGTGCTGAGGGCCATCAGGATTGTCCAGCCCGAATACCAGCTGCCCCCTCCTCCCAGCCCCCAGACCTGCACGTCCTCTCTGCTCCAGGACTTCTACTCCAAG GAGAAGATGGTGTCGTACCCCAAGCTGGATTTCTCCGTGCAGGAGTTGCAGGAGCGTTTCCAGCGGCAGCTGGAGATGGAGCTGGACAACACCGTGACCATTGAGTCGGTGGAGTCGACCAAACCCCTGACCCCGCAAGCTGAGAAAGCG CGCGagctgctggccacgctccgcTCGCAGTGGCATGAGTCCCTGCTGCAGGCCCTGCAGAAGTCGAAGCGCAGCATGGCCAGGCTCACGACGGGGTCGGGGTACAACACGCTGTACCCCTACCTGTGCCTGCTGCCGGATGAGGAGTACGTGGCCATCATGATGCAG ATCCTCAACAGCCTCTCCCCGCAAGGCGAGTCGCTGGCTGTGCTGGCCAGGGAGCTGGGCAACAAGATCTACGACAGGCACGTCACGCAGAGGAAGCTGCGCAGCCGCCAGCTGGAGAAGGTGCAGGAGATCTACCAGGGTTACATCCAGCTCCTGGCCAGGGACAGCCAG ccccaccagtACTTGCCTCGGGAATACTGGGAGAAACTGGTGGCAGACGCGGGCTTCGGGCCCTCCCTGAACCTGCGGGACTGCAGCTGGCCCTACGTGCTGCTCATGCGCCTGGGCATGCacatgctggagctgctggtgcggGCAGCCAAGGTGCCCAGGAACATCCTCAACCCTCGCCTGGAGCCCAAACTCATCCCTGTCCTCTACCACATCTACTCCTTCCGCAGCAGCGGGCAG GTTGGGCTGATAAAGCCCCATCCCATCTTCTCTCAGATCATGTCAGATGCTGCTGAGGCCACACTGACCTTTAACTCCTCCGCCATCCCCATGCTgtgccccccggtgccctggACCTCCCCCAACTTCGGGGCCTTTGTCCTGAACGACACCAAGTTGATGCGGTTTGTGGACGGGGCCgtgcagcaccagctgctgctggagcagtgtcCTCCGGTCAACCTGCACCCCGTGCTGGACGCCCTCAACCAGCTGGGCAACTGCGCCTGGAAGATCAACCAGCCAGTGCTGGATATCATCATCTCCATCTTCAACGACAAAGGCAACGAGAGGCTGGACATCCCCCCGCCTGTCTCCGAGGCGCCCAGGCCTCCCACCGTGCCCGGCGGCTCCGCTGGCAGCAAGACCCAGAAGCACGAGCTGCTGCTCTACAAGAAGAAGGTCGCTGAGATGCACAGCTTGCGCATGGACGCGCTCTACAAACTCTCCATCGCCAACTACGTCAGGGACAAGGTGTTCTGGTTTCCTCACAACATGGACTTCCGAGGCAGGACTTACCCTTGCCCGCCGTATTTCAACCACCTGGGTAACGACGTCACCCGTGCCATCCTGCTCTTCGCGGAGGGGCGGCCCCTGGGGCCCAAGGGCCTCGACTGGCTCAAGATCCACCTGGTGAACCTGACGGGGCTGAAGAAGAAGAACGCTTTGCAGGAGCGTCTGGAATACGCCAACGAGATCATGGAGGAGATCCTGGACTCGGCCGACCGCCCGCTCACG gGCCGGCGCTGGTGGATGGACACGGACGAGCCCTGGCAGGCCCTGGCGTGCTGCATGGAGATCGCCAAGGCCTCGCGCTGCCCGGACCCCGCAGCCTACGTCTCGCACTTCCCGATTCACCAG GTGGAGGAGTTTCGGAAGAAGGATGCTGAGCAGGGGGTGAGGATCGCTCAGGTGCTGCAAGGCTTCATCAGCCGCAAGGTGGTGAAGCAGACGGTGATGACGGTGGTGTACGGCGTCACGCGCTACGGCGGGCGGCTGCAGATGGAGAAGCGTCTCAAGGAGATTGACGGTTTCCCTGAG GAATACCTGTGGGAAGCATCTCAGTACCTCGTAAAGCAGGTGTTCAACAGCATCAAGGAGATGTTCTCAGCCACTCGTGATATCCAG AACTGGCTGACAGAGAGCGCCAAGCTCATTGCGCAGTCAGGACGGACGGTGGAGTGGGTGACACCGCTGGGTCTCCCCATCGTGCAGCCCTACTACCGCTCCAAGCCCACTGTG CTGAACTGCGGCATGCAGCACCTGAGCGTGAAAACATTCTACACTAACCA GAAGCCTGACACGGTGAAGCAGAAGAACGCCTTCCCTCCCAACTTCATCCACTCGCTGGACTCCACACACATGATGCTGACGGCTCTGCACTGCCTCAG ACAGGGTCTGACTTTTGTCTCAGTCCACGATTGCTACTGGACTCACGCTCTCACCGTGGATGTCATGAACCAG ATCTGTCGGCAGCAGTTTGTGGCTCTGCACAGCGAGAGGATCCTGCAGGATCTGTCCAAGTTCATGCTGGAGACGTACTGCAG CCCCGGCAGAGAGACCAGAGCCCTCTGGCAGAAGAAGCTGATGGAGCAGCTGTCGAACGTCCCCGAGACAG GTGAATTCAACCTGAAGAAGGTGATGGATTCCACCTATTTCTTCAGCTGA
- the POLRMT gene encoding DNA-directed RNA polymerase, mitochondrial isoform X1 — MSVLRLRAALGPARLRGPGISWSVLRNYSSASAKEKASRSGVCERTELLEVLKARVKQLQAGHIPEVTLNKGELAPLSSDKLQEPLWKAVAPGPVGQQPGPRGGDEKPSRPGGWAEKLKKEMHVRQLKVERRLSIAAAQLAPEGQVKDKPKVKAKGKTKTKAKAKDKTKESLKSPESLKSPESLKSPESLKSPESLKNPNSAKSPKAKVVAAWSQSHTVPRVIYPHGKPRVLAVKEVAKPPRSQSGAKDSSQHKVLQQTIHSNLECFLFLQKPEEAERFLLLYHSSPAKRRLLDVNAYNIVMRCWARQGNLKHVNRLFSMLEAAGLQPSLDSYAAALECMGRVPPPAKAVHRCVQQLKHNGFHVDELFQKCLFEEDEKEMVLRAIRIVQPEYQLPPPPSPQTCTSSLLQDFYSKEKMVSYPKLDFSVQELQERFQRQLEMELDNTVTIESVESTKPLTPQAEKARELLATLRSQWHESLLQALQKSKRSMARLTTGSGYNTLYPYLCLLPDEEYVAIMMQILNSLSPQGESLAVLARELGNKIYDRHVTQRKLRSRQLEKVQEIYQGYIQLLARDSQPHQYLPREYWEKLVADAGFGPSLNLRDCSWPYVLLMRLGMHMLELLVRAAKVPRNILNPRLEPKLIPVLYHIYSFRSSGQVGLIKPHPIFSQIMSDAAEATLTFNSSAIPMLCPPVPWTSPNFGAFVLNDTKLMRFVDGAVQHQLLLEQCPPVNLHPVLDALNQLGNCAWKINQPVLDIIISIFNDKGNERLDIPPPVSEAPRPPTVPGGSAGSKTQKHELLLYKKKVAEMHSLRMDALYKLSIANYVRDKVFWFPHNMDFRGRTYPCPPYFNHLGNDVTRAILLFAEGRPLGPKGLDWLKIHLVNLTGLKKKNALQERLEYANEIMEEILDSADRPLTGRRWWMDTDEPWQALACCMEIAKASRCPDPAAYVSHFPIHQDGSCNGLQHYAALGRDLIGAISVNLMPCSVPQDVYSVVAQQVEEFRKKDAEQGVRIAQVLQGFISRKVVKQTVMTVVYGVTRYGGRLQMEKRLKEIDGFPEEYLWEASQYLVKQVFNSIKEMFSATRDIQNWLTESAKLIAQSGRTVEWVTPLGLPIVQPYYRSKPTVLNCGMQHLSVKTFYTNQKPDTVKQKNAFPPNFIHSLDSTHMMLTALHCLRQGLTFVSVHDCYWTHALTVDVMNQICRQQFVALHSERILQDLSKFMLETYCSPGRETRALWQKKLMEQLSNVPETGEFNLKKVMDSTYFFS, encoded by the exons ATGTCGGTGCTGCGGCTGCGCGCGGCCCTgggcccggcccggctgcgGGGCCCCG GGATCTCATGGAGCGTTCTCAGGAACTACTCCTCGGCCAGCGCCAAGGAGAAGGCGAGCAGGAGCGGCGTCTGCGAGAGGACGGAGCTGCTGGAGG TGCTGAAGGCTCGAGTGAAGCAGCTCCAAGCCGGTCACATCCCGGAGGTGACGCTCAACAAGGGGGAGCTGGCCCCGCTGAGCAGTGACAAGCTCCAGGAGCCGCTGTGGAAAGCGGTGGCTCCTGGCCCCGTGGGGCAGCAGCCTGGTCCCCGGGGAGGGGATGAGAAGCCGTCTCGGCCCGGCGGCTGGGCTGAGAAGCTGAAGAAGGAGATGCACGTCCGGCAGCTGAAGGTGGAGCGGAGGTTGTCCATCGCTGCCGCCCAGCTGGCTCCAGAGGGCCAGGTCAAGGACAAACCGAAGGTCAAGGCAAAGGGCAAGACAAAGACCAAAGCTAAAGCCAAAGATAAAACCAAAGAGAGCCTGAAGAGCCCAGAGAGCCTGAAGAGCCCAGAGAGCCTGAAGAGCCCAGAGAGCCTGAAGAGCCCAGAGAGCCTGAAGAACCCAAACAGCGCCAAGAGCCCAAAGGCTAAAGTGGTCGCTGCCTGGAGCCAGAGCCACACTGTCCCCCGCGTCATCTATCCCCACGGCAAGCCCCGGGTGCTGGCAGTGAAGGAGGTTGCGAAGCCGCCGCGGTCACAGAGTGGGGCCAAGGACAGCAGCCAGCACAAGGTCCTGCAGCAGACCATCCACTCCAACCTCGAGTGCTTCCTCTTCCTGCAGAAGCCAGAGGAGGCTGAGCGGTTCCTGCTTCTGTACCACAGCTCCCCGGCCAAGAGAAGGCTGTTGGATGTCAATGCCTACAACATCGTGATGCGCTGCTGGGCAAGACAG GGCAACCTGAAGCATGTCAACCGCCTGTTCTCCATGCTTGAGGCCGCGGggctccagcccagcctggacTCGTACGCAGCGGCGCTGGAGTGCATGGGCCGGGTCCCGCCGCCCGCCAAAGCCGTCCACAG GTGTGTGCAGCAGCTGAAACACAATGGTTTCCACGTGGACGAGCTCTTCCAGAAGTGCCTGTTTGAGGAAGACGAGAAGGAGATGGTGCTGAGGGCCATCAGGATTGTCCAGCCCGAATACCAGCTGCCCCCTCCTCCCAGCCCCCAGACCTGCACGTCCTCTCTGCTCCAGGACTTCTACTCCAAG GAGAAGATGGTGTCGTACCCCAAGCTGGATTTCTCCGTGCAGGAGTTGCAGGAGCGTTTCCAGCGGCAGCTGGAGATGGAGCTGGACAACACCGTGACCATTGAGTCGGTGGAGTCGACCAAACCCCTGACCCCGCAAGCTGAGAAAGCG CGCGagctgctggccacgctccgcTCGCAGTGGCATGAGTCCCTGCTGCAGGCCCTGCAGAAGTCGAAGCGCAGCATGGCCAGGCTCACGACGGGGTCGGGGTACAACACGCTGTACCCCTACCTGTGCCTGCTGCCGGATGAGGAGTACGTGGCCATCATGATGCAG ATCCTCAACAGCCTCTCCCCGCAAGGCGAGTCGCTGGCTGTGCTGGCCAGGGAGCTGGGCAACAAGATCTACGACAGGCACGTCACGCAGAGGAAGCTGCGCAGCCGCCAGCTGGAGAAGGTGCAGGAGATCTACCAGGGTTACATCCAGCTCCTGGCCAGGGACAGCCAG ccccaccagtACTTGCCTCGGGAATACTGGGAGAAACTGGTGGCAGACGCGGGCTTCGGGCCCTCCCTGAACCTGCGGGACTGCAGCTGGCCCTACGTGCTGCTCATGCGCCTGGGCATGCacatgctggagctgctggtgcggGCAGCCAAGGTGCCCAGGAACATCCTCAACCCTCGCCTGGAGCCCAAACTCATCCCTGTCCTCTACCACATCTACTCCTTCCGCAGCAGCGGGCAG GTTGGGCTGATAAAGCCCCATCCCATCTTCTCTCAGATCATGTCAGATGCTGCTGAGGCCACACTGACCTTTAACTCCTCCGCCATCCCCATGCTgtgccccccggtgccctggACCTCCCCCAACTTCGGGGCCTTTGTCCTGAACGACACCAAGTTGATGCGGTTTGTGGACGGGGCCgtgcagcaccagctgctgctggagcagtgtcCTCCGGTCAACCTGCACCCCGTGCTGGACGCCCTCAACCAGCTGGGCAACTGCGCCTGGAAGATCAACCAGCCAGTGCTGGATATCATCATCTCCATCTTCAACGACAAAGGCAACGAGAGGCTGGACATCCCCCCGCCTGTCTCCGAGGCGCCCAGGCCTCCCACCGTGCCCGGCGGCTCCGCTGGCAGCAAGACCCAGAAGCACGAGCTGCTGCTCTACAAGAAGAAGGTCGCTGAGATGCACAGCTTGCGCATGGACGCGCTCTACAAACTCTCCATCGCCAACTACGTCAGGGACAAGGTGTTCTGGTTTCCTCACAACATGGACTTCCGAGGCAGGACTTACCCTTGCCCGCCGTATTTCAACCACCTGGGTAACGACGTCACCCGTGCCATCCTGCTCTTCGCGGAGGGGCGGCCCCTGGGGCCCAAGGGCCTCGACTGGCTCAAGATCCACCTGGTGAACCTGACGGGGCTGAAGAAGAAGAACGCTTTGCAGGAGCGTCTGGAATACGCCAACGAGATCATGGAGGAGATCCTGGACTCGGCCGACCGCCCGCTCACG gGCCGGCGCTGGTGGATGGACACGGACGAGCCCTGGCAGGCCCTGGCGTGCTGCATGGAGATCGCCAAGGCCTCGCGCTGCCCGGACCCCGCAGCCTACGTCTCGCACTTCCCGATTCACCAG GATGGCTCCTGCAATGGTCTGCAGCACTACGCAGCCCTGGGCCGGGACCTCATCGGCGCCATCTCTGTCAACCTGATGCCTTGCAGTGTCCCACAGGACGTCTACAGCGTGGTGGCCCAGCAG GTGGAGGAGTTTCGGAAGAAGGATGCTGAGCAGGGGGTGAGGATCGCTCAGGTGCTGCAAGGCTTCATCAGCCGCAAGGTGGTGAAGCAGACGGTGATGACGGTGGTGTACGGCGTCACGCGCTACGGCGGGCGGCTGCAGATGGAGAAGCGTCTCAAGGAGATTGACGGTTTCCCTGAG GAATACCTGTGGGAAGCATCTCAGTACCTCGTAAAGCAGGTGTTCAACAGCATCAAGGAGATGTTCTCAGCCACTCGTGATATCCAG AACTGGCTGACAGAGAGCGCCAAGCTCATTGCGCAGTCAGGACGGACGGTGGAGTGGGTGACACCGCTGGGTCTCCCCATCGTGCAGCCCTACTACCGCTCCAAGCCCACTGTG CTGAACTGCGGCATGCAGCACCTGAGCGTGAAAACATTCTACACTAACCA GAAGCCTGACACGGTGAAGCAGAAGAACGCCTTCCCTCCCAACTTCATCCACTCGCTGGACTCCACACACATGATGCTGACGGCTCTGCACTGCCTCAG ACAGGGTCTGACTTTTGTCTCAGTCCACGATTGCTACTGGACTCACGCTCTCACCGTGGATGTCATGAACCAG ATCTGTCGGCAGCAGTTTGTGGCTCTGCACAGCGAGAGGATCCTGCAGGATCTGTCCAAGTTCATGCTGGAGACGTACTGCAG CCCCGGCAGAGAGACCAGAGCCCTCTGGCAGAAGAAGCTGATGGAGCAGCTGTCGAACGTCCCCGAGACAG GTGAATTCAACCTGAAGAAGGTGATGGATTCCACCTATTTCTTCAGCTGA